In a genomic window of Trichoderma atroviride chromosome 4, complete sequence:
- a CDS encoding uncharacterized protein (EggNog:ENOG41~TransMembrane:1 (i71-93o)) — protein sequence MIRQSGRLIRHIPQSIPSRLGRSSSARTVLCRPRFSTQASRRQAEESIPESSRTIRQDAARDSLLKKMGESAATTFASIFVLAFGFAAAGYIYHKSYKMIVLKKLTRAFEPGDPVLDLATSAKEVPRKVVDEEHWVQRPEQEYVDAIIDGTESGHYYLFMGEKGTGKSSMLIEAMRKTDGDGVAMFEAHADTEIVRIRLGKALDYEFHEDYIGGYFSERGPRETTALLDIERALNKMEKVAMKLRNKRGKPLVLIVNQLHLLRNNDEGRDLIELLQQRAEQWAAASLVTMIFNTDDYWVYERLKLLATRMDVLAVTDLPKSQAINALRKYRMRYFKEIPSHQELEDVYDRIGGRLSFLNRVAKSKDMINTCEKIKETEKKWFLNQCWILGSEMDDDVMDQQKWAAAAMVLALALVDKEEEMDQTYDPVVGHLLPTFPFHIAQELMTRADFIRDLDSLNLFTVTSQADVRASSVPMHLAFKEICAEPRFRKHLEDTIQRISDIESLGRTRELVAKDLVLGGEYNIETSRKGITVRLKQPEEKDD from the exons ATGATACGCCAGAGCGGCCGCCTGATTCGGCACATTCCCCAGTCTATTCCCAGCAGGCTGGggcggagcagcagcgcgcgAACAGTGTTGTGCAGGCCCCGGTTTTCTACCCAGGCATCTCGACGACAAGCCG AAGAGAGTATTCCGGAATCTTCCCGTACTATCCGTCAAGATGCGGCCAGAGACTCCCTGCTCAAGAAGATGGGCGAGAGTGCTGCCACCACTTTTGCttccatcttcgtcctcgccttcggatttgctgctgccggctATATTTACCATAAGAGCTACAAGATGATTGTCTTGAAGAAATTGACTCGCGCCTTTGAGCCAGGTGACCCTGTTCTTGACTTGGCAACTTCTGCCAAGGAAGTGCCTCGAAAGGTGGTCGATGAGGAGCATTGGGTTCAGCGCCCGGAACAGGAGTATGTGGATGCAATCATTGATGGCACAGAGTCTGGCCATTACTATCTCTTTATGGGAGAGAAAGGCACAGGCAAAAGCAGCATGCTCATAGAAGCCATGCGTAAGACTGATGGGGATGGAGTGGCCATGTTCGAAGCTCATGCCGATACTGAAATCGTAAGAATCCGTCTCGGCAAAGCACTCGACTACGAGTTTCACGAAGACTACATTGGAGGATACTTCAGTGAGCGAGGTCCACGAGAGACCACTGCTCTTCTTGATATCGAACGCGCCTTgaacaagatggaaaaggtgGCTATGAAACTCCGCAACAAAAGGGGTAAACCTCTTGTTCTCATTGTGAACCAGCTACATCTCCTAAGGAACAACGATGAAGGCAGGGACCTTATCGAGCTTTTACAACAGCGTGCTGAACAGTGGGCCGCGGCAAGTCTGGTCACCATGATATTTAATACTGACGACTACTGGGTATACGAGCGGTTGAAGCTTCTGGCCACCCGTATGGATGTTCTTGCCGTTACCGACCTACCCAAGTCTCAAGCCATCAATGCTCTGAGGAAATATCGCATGCgatattttaaagaaatccCAAGCCACCAAGAGCTCGAGGATGTATATGATCGGATTGGTGGTCGCTTGAGCTTCCTGAATCGCGTGGCAAAGAGCAAAGATATGATCAACACGTGCGAGAAGATTAAGGAGACTGAAAAGAAATGGTTCCTCAACCAGTGCTGGATCCTCGGCTCAGAGATGGACGATGACGTGATGGATCAACAGAAATGGGCT gccgccgccatggttCTTGCCCTAGCTCTGGTCGataaagaggaagagatggaccAGACGTATGATCCAGTTGTGGGCCACTTGCTGCCAACGTTTCCTTTCCACATCGCACAAGAGCTCATGACTCGAGCGGATTTCATCCGAGACCTCGATAGTTTGAATCTCTTCACCGTTACGAGCCAGGCCGACGTTCGTGCGAGCAGCGTCCCGATGCACCTCGCATTCAAGGAAATTTGCGCCGAACCTCGGTTCCGGAAGCATCTCGAAGATACCATCCAGAGAATCTCTGACATTGAGAGCTTGGGCCGTACCAGAGAGCTGGTTGCCAAGGATCTAGTCCTTGGTGGTGAATACAATATCGAGACGAGCCGCAAGGGCATCACGGTCCGACTAAAGCAGCCCGAGGAAAAAGATGATTAA